One Bombus fervidus isolate BK054 chromosome 2, iyBomFerv1, whole genome shotgun sequence DNA segment encodes these proteins:
- the LOC139994060 gene encoding uncharacterized protein, with translation MKLLPVLFTTLVAFATANSHYQSPNSRFHYVAMLQAKNFASDELSKDIHDFLNLVDENKIMNIVMSYLEDDEVQRAIEYMYSESFHDLVRKVEAMPEYQDLVKYMEDSGLDMTKVISKIHKLFGMEDYVPPMELSSMNTLSNLGGLKALFNAVENALPLDKFTAMYNEKMQTSPAFQNFMQRLHSDEFQRIVNTVYQSPIFLEMRQKVINDGVDLVPIRDFIEKVLGIHLPRVNFRATWRAETFASDELSKDIHDFLNLVDENKIMNIVMSYLEDDEVQRAIEYMYSEAFHDLVRKVEAMPEYQDLVKYMEDSGLDMTKVISKIHKLFGMEDYVPPMELSSMNTLSNLGGLKALFNAVENALPLDKFTAMYNEKMQTSPAFQNFMQRLHSDEFQRIVNTVYQSPIFLEMRQKVINDGVDLVPIRDFIEKVLGIHLPRVNFRATLRAKNFASDELSKDIHDFLNLVDENKIMNIVMSYLEDDEVQRAIEYMYSEAFHDLVRKVEAMPEYQDLVKYMEDSGLDMTKVISKIHKLFGMEDYVPPMELSSMNTLSNLGGLKALFNAVENALPLDKFTAMYNEKMQTSPAFQNFMQRLHSDEFQRIVNTVYQSPIFLEMRQKVINDGVDLVPIRDFIEKVLGIHLPRVNFRATLRAETFASDELSKDIHDFLNLVDENKIMNIVMSYLEDDEVQRAIEYMYSEAFHNLVRMVEAMPEYQDLVKYMEDSGLDMTKVISKIHKLFGMEDYVPPMELSSMNTLSNLGGLKALFNAVENALPLDKFTAMYNEKMQTSPAFQNFMQRLHSDEFQKIVNKVYQSPTFLDMRQKVINDGVDLAPIRDFIEKVLGIHLPRVNFRAML, from the coding sequence ATGAAGCTCCTACCGGTACTGTTCACAACGCTCGTTGCGTTCGCAACAGCGAACTCTCATTACCAATCACCAAATTCAAGATTCCACTATGTTGCCATGTTACAAGCGAAAAACTTTGCCTCTGATGAACTCTCCAAAGACATTCATGACTTCCTGAACCTGGTTGACGAGAACAAAATAATGAACATCGTTATGTCCTACCTGGAAGACGACGAAGTGCAGAGAGCAATCGAATACATGTACAGCGAATCATTCCACGATTTGGTCCGCAAGGTCGAAGCTATGCCAGAATATCAAGATTTAGTCAAGTACATGGAAGACTCTGGCTTGGACATGACAAAGGTGATCAGCAAAATCCACAAATTGTTCGGTATGGAAGACTACGTACCACCCATGGAATTGTCATCGATGAATACATTGTCAAACCTTGGTGGATTGAAAGCTCTGTTCAACGCTGTAGAGAATGCGCTCCCTTTGGACAAATTCACGGCCATGTACAATGAAAAGATGCAGACCTCCCCTGCTTTCCAGAACTTCATGCAAAGACTGCACTCCGACGAATTCCAGAGAATCGTCAACACAGTTTACCAATCACCAATCTTCCTGGAAATGAGACAGAAGGTCATCAACGACGGAGTGGACCTTGTCCCTATCAGGGATTTCATCGAAAAGGTACTTGGCATTCATCTTCCCAGAGTCAACTTCCGTGCCACGTGGCGAGCGGAAACCTTCGCCTCTGATGAACTCTCCAAAGACATTCATGACTTCCTGAACCTGGTTGACGAGAACAAAATAATGAACATCGTTATGTCCTACCTGGAAGACGACGAAGTGCAGAGAGCAATCGAATACATGTACAGCGAAGCATTCCACGATTTGGTCCGCAAGGTCGAAGCTATGCCAGAATATCAGGATTTAGTCAAGTATATGGAAGACTCTGGCTTGGACATGACAAAGGTGATCAGCAAAATCCACAAATTGTTCGGTATGGAAGACTACGTACCACCCATGGAATTGTCATCGATGAATACATTGTCAAACCTTGGTGGATTGAAAGCTCTGTTCAATGCTGTAGAGAATGCGCTCCCTTTGGACAAATTCACGGCCATGTACAATGAAAAGATGCAGACCTCCCCTGCTTTTCAGAACTTCATGCAAAGACTGCACTCCGACGAATTCCAGAGAATCGTCAACACAGTTTACCAATCACCAATCTTCCTGGAAATGAGACAGAAGGTCATCAACGACGGAGTGGACCTTGTCCCTATCAGGGATTTCATCGAAAAGGTGCTTGGCATTCATCTTCCCAGAGTCAACTTCCGTGCCACGTTACGAGCGAAAAACTTCGCCTCTGATGAACTTTCCAAAGACATTCATGACTTCCTGAACCTGGTTGACGAGAACAAAATAATGAACATCGTTATGTCCTACCTGGAAGACGACGAAGTGCAGAGAGCAATCGAATACATGTACAGCGAAGCATTCCACGATTTGGTCCGCAAGGTCGAAGCTATGCCAGAATATCAGGATTTAGTCAAGTACATGGAAGACTCTGGCTTGGACATGACAAAAGTGATCAGCAAAATCCACAAATTGTTCGGTATGGAGGACTACGTACCACCCATGGAATTGTCATCGATGAATACATTGTCAAACCTTGGTGGATTGAAAGCTCTGTTCAACGCTGTAGAGAATGCGCTCCCTTTGGACAAATTCACGGCCATGTACAATGAAAAGATGCAGACCTCCCCTGCTTTCCAGAACTTCATGCAAAGACTGCACTCCGACGAATTCCAGAGAATCGTCAACACAGTTTACCAATCACCAATCTTCCTGGAAATGAGACAGAAGGTCATCAACGACGGAGTGGACCTTGTCCCTATCAGGGATTTCATCGAAAAGGTACTTGGCATTCATCTTCCCAGAGTCAACTTCCGTGCCACGTTGCGAGCGGAAACCTTCGCCTCTGATGAACTCTCCAAAGACATTCATGACTTCCTGAACCTGGTTGACGAGAACAAAATAATGAACATCGTTATGTCCTACCTGGAAGACGACGAAGTGCAGAGAGCAATCGAATACATGTACAGCGAAGCATTCCACAATTTGGTCCGCATGGTTGAAGCTATGCCAGAATATCAAGATTTGGTGAAGTACATGGAAGACTCTGGCTTGGATATGACCAAAGTGATCAGCAAAATCCACAAATTGTTCGGTATGGAAGACTACGTACCACCCATGGAATTGTCATCGATGAATACATTGTCAAACCTTGGTGGATTGAAAGCTCTGTTCAACGCTGTAGAGAATGCGCTCCCTTTGGACAAATTCACGGCCATGTACAATGAAAAGATGCAGACCTCCCCTGCTTTCCAGAACTTCATGCAAAGACTGCACTCCGACGAATTCCAGAAAATCGTCAACAAAGTTTACCAATCACCAACCTTCCTGGATATGAGACAGAAGGTCATCAACGACGGAGTGGACCTTGCTCCTATCAGAGATTTCATCGAAAAGGTGCTTGGCATTCATCTTCCCAGAGTCAACTTCCGTGCCATGTTATGA
- the Syx17 gene encoding syntaxin 17 isoform X1, whose translation MSSSIENVAIKQPIRRLEIQINNFNVAIPHHVNLLKRHKSNIEKYQTQHEWEKMHREHINVARIIKQLKELLYQMDTLRAHVLDSDINQFDKLTGNARTSIMNAVREYMELQLNLPMSQPESPKEEDQPKSHPLDDTYIQLQKEQQELQHQEACLHTWNTLQEDIHQLHQLFLDFNKIVDDQKELVNAIEDNIEVTNVNVTEGEKFLQKAARYKVTMYPLAGAVIGTCIGGPVGLLAGLKVGGLTALGCGILGFTGASIIKKKEIEMQKSKSTEGHNLTEQKSVQKSISLPENLQETKKEL comes from the exons atgtcgTCTTCGATTGAAAATGTTGCAATAAAGCAACCTATTAGGCGCTTGGAGATCCAAATTAATAACTTTAATGTGGCCATACCACATCATGTTAACTTATTAAAACGGCATAAAAGTAACATTGAAAAA TATCAAACACAACATGAGTGGGAAAAGATGCATAGAGAACATATAAATGTAGCTAGGATTATAAAACAGCTTAAAGAATTACTATATCAAATGGACACTTTAAGAGCTCATGTTCTTGATTCTGACATTAATCAGTTTGATAAATTAACTGGCAATGCCCGTACAAGTATCATGAATGCAGTCAGAGAATATAtgg AACTGCAGCTGAATTTGCCCATGTCACAACCAGAGTCACCCAAAGAAGAAGATCAACCCAAAAGTCATCCACTTGACGACACATATATCCAGCTCCAGAAAGAACAGCAGGAGCTGCAGCATCAGGAGGCATGTCTGCATACTTGGAACACCTTGCAAGAAGATATACATCAACTTCACCAATTATTTCTCGACTTTAACAAAATtgttgat GACCAAAAGGAGCTAGTAAATGCAATAGAAGACAACATAGAAGTAACAAATGTGAATGTAACGGAGGGTGAGAAATTCCTTCAGAAAGCTGCTAGGTACAAAGTTACTATGTACCCTTTAGCAGGAGCTGTAATTGGAACTTGTATCGGTGGACCGGTTGGTTTACTAGCTGGATTAAAAGTCGGTGGTCTAACTGCGTTAGGTTGTGGTATTTTAG GATTTACTGGAGCATccataataaagaaaaaggagataGAAATGCAAAAATCGAAATCAACAGAGGGGCACAATTTAACTGAGCAAAAATCTGTGCAGAAATCAATATCTTTACCTGAGAATTTACAAGAAACTAAGAAGGAGTTGTGA
- the Syx17 gene encoding syntaxin 17 isoform X2 produces the protein MSSSIENVAIKQPIRRLEIQINNFNVAIPHHVNLLKRHKSNIEKYQTQHEWEKMHREHINVARIIKQLKELLYQMDTLRAHVLDSDINQFDKLTGNARTSIMNAVREYMELQLNLPMSQPESPKEEDQPKSHPLDDTYIQLQKEQQELQHQEDQKELVNAIEDNIEVTNVNVTEGEKFLQKAARYKVTMYPLAGAVIGTCIGGPVGLLAGLKVGGLTALGCGILGFTGASIIKKKEIEMQKSKSTEGHNLTEQKSVQKSISLPENLQETKKEL, from the exons atgtcgTCTTCGATTGAAAATGTTGCAATAAAGCAACCTATTAGGCGCTTGGAGATCCAAATTAATAACTTTAATGTGGCCATACCACATCATGTTAACTTATTAAAACGGCATAAAAGTAACATTGAAAAA TATCAAACACAACATGAGTGGGAAAAGATGCATAGAGAACATATAAATGTAGCTAGGATTATAAAACAGCTTAAAGAATTACTATATCAAATGGACACTTTAAGAGCTCATGTTCTTGATTCTGACATTAATCAGTTTGATAAATTAACTGGCAATGCCCGTACAAGTATCATGAATGCAGTCAGAGAATATAtgg AACTGCAGCTGAATTTGCCCATGTCACAACCAGAGTCACCCAAAGAAGAAGATCAACCCAAAAGTCATCCACTTGACGACACATATATCCAGCTCCAGAAAGAACAGCAGGAGCTGCAGCATCAGGAG GACCAAAAGGAGCTAGTAAATGCAATAGAAGACAACATAGAAGTAACAAATGTGAATGTAACGGAGGGTGAGAAATTCCTTCAGAAAGCTGCTAGGTACAAAGTTACTATGTACCCTTTAGCAGGAGCTGTAATTGGAACTTGTATCGGTGGACCGGTTGGTTTACTAGCTGGATTAAAAGTCGGTGGTCTAACTGCGTTAGGTTGTGGTATTTTAG GATTTACTGGAGCATccataataaagaaaaaggagataGAAATGCAAAAATCGAAATCAACAGAGGGGCACAATTTAACTGAGCAAAAATCTGTGCAGAAATCAATATCTTTACCTGAGAATTTACAAGAAACTAAGAAGGAGTTGTGA